One Streptomyces sp. CNQ-509 DNA window includes the following coding sequences:
- a CDS encoding IS630 family transposase translates to MPGPKPLPVVLSDEELRVLRCWLRKQTAAQALVLRSRIVLACAEGLSNAQVAEDLRISRETVRKWRARFVKDRLEGLTDRPRPGPPRRITDEQVEALVTKTLDEKPSSGDSHWSTRSMAEATGMSQSAVSRIWRAFGLKPHTMETWKLSTDPEFVTKVRDVVGIYLCPPENALVLAVDEKSQIQALDRTQPVLPMAPTTPARMPHDYVRHGTTSLFAALDIASGSVIAQHYRRHRHTEFLRFLKTIDAAVPKDLDLHLVLDNYATHKTEAVKKWLLRHPRFHLHFTPTSASWLNLVERWFAELTRRKLRRSAHRSVIELERDIRGWINEWNKNPKPFVWTKTADEILENLAAYCQRTNDSRH, encoded by the coding sequence ATGCCTGGTCCGAAGCCGTTGCCGGTGGTGCTGTCCGACGAAGAACTCCGTGTGTTGCGATGCTGGTTGAGGAAGCAGACGGCTGCTCAGGCTCTGGTGCTGAGGTCCCGGATTGTGCTGGCGTGTGCGGAGGGCTTGTCGAACGCGCAGGTCGCGGAGGACCTGCGGATTTCGCGGGAGACGGTACGCAAGTGGCGGGCGAGGTTCGTCAAAGACCGGCTGGAGGGCCTGACGGACAGGCCGCGTCCGGGGCCGCCGCGCAGGATCACGGACGAGCAGGTCGAGGCACTGGTGACCAAGACCCTGGACGAGAAGCCGTCGTCGGGGGATTCGCACTGGTCGACGCGGTCGATGGCCGAAGCGACCGGCATGTCGCAGTCCGCGGTCTCGCGGATCTGGCGGGCGTTCGGGCTCAAGCCCCACACCATGGAGACGTGGAAGCTGTCCACGGACCCGGAGTTCGTCACCAAGGTCCGCGACGTCGTCGGGATCTACCTCTGCCCGCCGGAGAACGCGCTGGTCCTGGCGGTGGACGAGAAGTCGCAGATCCAGGCCCTGGACCGCACCCAGCCAGTGCTGCCCATGGCCCCGACGACGCCGGCGAGGATGCCCCACGACTATGTCCGGCACGGCACCACCAGCCTGTTCGCCGCCCTCGACATCGCCTCCGGATCGGTCATAGCCCAGCACTACCGGCGCCACCGCCACACCGAGTTCCTGCGCTTCCTGAAAACCATCGACGCGGCCGTCCCGAAGGACCTTGACCTGCACCTGGTCCTGGACAACTACGCCACCCACAAGACCGAAGCGGTCAAGAAGTGGCTGCTGCGCCACCCGCGCTTCCACCTGCACTTCACCCCCACCTCCGCATCCTGGCTGAACCTCGTCGAGCGCTGGTTCGCCGAGCTGACCCGCCGCAAACTCCGCCGCTCGGCCCACCGCAGCGTCATCGAGCTGGAACGCGACATCCGCGGCTGGATCAACGAGTGGAACAAGAACCCCAAGCCGTTCGTGTGGACCAAGACCGCCGACGAGATCCTCGAAAACCTCGCCGCATACTGCCAGCGAACTAACGACTCAAGACACTAG
- a CDS encoding IS5 family transposase (programmed frameshift): MRRHELTDQAWVVIEPLLAPSRMGRPVRNRRQVVNGILWKLSTGAAWRDLPERYGPWKTVYERFRRWSANGTWDRLLAHVQQHCDGVGAVDWSVVCVDSTTVRAHQHAAGARKGGQCWPGEAIGRSRGGLTTKIHLACDGQGRPLAFTLTPGNVNDCTQFEQVMARIRIRRSGPGRPRTRPARVVADKGYSSAKIRAYLRRRGIKAAIPERIDQINGRTRRGESRCRLDRAAYRRRNLVERCFNKLKHNKALATRYDKRARHYQALVTIACLQLWLP, translated from the exons GTGCGTCGTCATGAGCTGACTGATCAGGCGTGGGTGGTGATCGAGCCGTTGCTGGCTCCTTCGCGGATGGGCCGTCCGGTGCGGAACCGTCGTCAGGTGGTCAACGGGATCTTGTGGAAGCTGTCCACCGGGGCGGCCTGGCGGGATCTGCCTGAACGCTACGGCCCGTGGAAAACGGTCTACGAACGCTTCCGCCGCTGGTCGGCCAACGGCACGTGGGACAGGCTGCTGGCTCACGTCCAGCAGCACTGCGATGGTGTCGGCGCGGTCGACTGGAGTGTGGTGTGTGTGGACTCGACCACCGTGCGGGCCCATCAGCATGCGGCGGGGGCGCGAAAAG GGGGGCAGTGCTGGCCGGGTGAGGCGATCGGCCGATCCCGCGGCGGGCTGACCACGAAGATCCACCTGGCCTGCGACGGGCAGGGCCGGCCGCTGGCCTTCACCCTCACCCCGGGCAACGTCAACGACTGCACCCAGTTCGAGCAGGTCATGGCCCGCATCCGCATCCGGCGGAGCGGGCCCGGCCGGCCCAGAACCCGGCCCGCACGTGTCGTTGCCGACAAGGGCTACTCCTCGGCGAAGATCCGCGCCTACCTGCGCAGACGCGGCATCAAAGCCGCGATCCCGGAACGGATCGACCAGATCAACGGCCGTACCCGCCGAGGTGAGAGCCGTTGCCGGCTCGACCGGGCCGCATACCGCCGCCGCAATCTCGTCGAACGCTGCTTCAACAAGCTCAAGCACAACAAAGCCCTGGCCACCCGCTACGACAAACGAGCCCGCCACTACCAAGCCCTGGTCACCATCGCCTGCCTACAACTCTGGCTCCCCTGA